From one Rhizobium sp. CIAT894 genomic stretch:
- a CDS encoding cytochrome c biogenesis protein DipZ, giving the protein MTLLIIAYLGGALTILSPCILPILPFVFARAGQPFVRSTLPMLAGMAATFALVATLAAVGGSWAVRTNEYGRLAAIVLLALFGASLLSPRFASTLARPIVDLGNNLTNAGSGGRSTPTIKSAIILGVATGLLWAPCAGPILGLVLTGAALQGANLQTTFLLIAYAAGAATSLALALLVGGRIFAAMKRSLGFGDRIRQALGAAVLAGVAVIALGLDTSLLARLSYASTASLEQALLDRLHAKPAGGSSSEVASSDVMIANAKKPFRSDLAVEGYAPSLDGAVEWLNSKPLTMEQLRGKVVLVDFWTYSCINCIRTIPYVRAWAEKYADQGLVVIGVHAPEFAFEKKIDNVRKAVGDFKLGYPVAIDNDYKIWRAFENSYWPAAYLIDAKGQIRYHHFGEGNYDRTEKAVQDLLREAGSETTASALVTPDAKGVEAGPDLGSIGSGETYIGYEQAANFASPEGLQADAPHTYSIAEPDLNGWGLSGTWTVGKDQATLDQPGGGITYRFSARDLHLVLGPGADGKPIRFQVMVDGKAPGAGHGSDIDADGNGTVTATRLYQLVRQSGTVAARNFEIRFLDPGVQAYAFTFG; this is encoded by the coding sequence ATGACACTTCTGATCATTGCCTATCTCGGGGGCGCGCTGACGATCCTCAGCCCGTGCATCCTGCCCATCCTCCCCTTCGTCTTCGCTCGTGCCGGACAGCCCTTCGTCAGGAGCACGCTGCCGATGCTGGCGGGTATGGCCGCCACCTTCGCCCTCGTCGCCACGCTTGCGGCGGTCGGCGGCAGCTGGGCCGTTCGCACTAACGAATATGGCCGCCTTGCCGCAATCGTCCTGCTGGCGCTCTTCGGCGCAAGCCTGCTTTCGCCGCGCTTTGCAAGCACGCTTGCCCGCCCGATCGTCGATCTCGGCAACAACCTCACGAACGCCGGCAGTGGCGGACGCTCCACCCCAACGATCAAGAGCGCCATTATTCTCGGCGTTGCCACCGGACTGCTCTGGGCGCCCTGCGCCGGGCCGATCCTCGGTTTGGTTCTCACCGGCGCCGCCTTGCAGGGCGCCAACCTGCAAACGACCTTCCTGCTGATCGCCTATGCCGCCGGCGCCGCAACCTCGCTTGCTCTCGCTCTGCTTGTCGGCGGCAGGATATTCGCTGCCATGAAACGCTCCCTCGGCTTCGGCGACCGGATCCGTCAGGCGCTCGGTGCAGCCGTCTTGGCCGGCGTCGCCGTCATCGCGCTCGGCCTCGACACCAGCCTGCTGGCACGGCTGTCCTATGCCAGCACCGCATCGCTGGAACAGGCCTTGCTCGACAGGCTGCATGCCAAGCCCGCCGGCGGCTCATCGTCCGAGGTCGCCAGCAGCGATGTGATGATCGCCAATGCGAAGAAGCCGTTCCGCAGCGATTTGGCCGTCGAAGGTTATGCGCCTTCACTTGACGGCGCCGTCGAGTGGCTGAATTCCAAACCGCTGACCATGGAGCAGTTGCGCGGCAAGGTGGTGCTCGTCGATTTCTGGACGTATTCCTGCATCAATTGCATTCGCACGATCCCTTATGTCAGGGCCTGGGCGGAAAAATATGCCGATCAGGGTCTCGTCGTGATCGGCGTCCATGCTCCGGAATTTGCCTTCGAAAAGAAGATCGACAACGTCAGGAAGGCGGTCGGCGACTTCAAGCTCGGTTATCCCGTTGCCATCGACAATGATTACAAAATCTGGCGCGCCTTCGAAAACAGCTACTGGCCCGCCGCCTATCTGATCGATGCCAAGGGCCAGATCCGCTACCACCATTTCGGGGAAGGCAATTATGACAGGACCGAGAAGGCCGTTCAGGACCTGCTGCGCGAGGCGGGCAGTGAAACGACGGCAAGCGCTCTGGTCACGCCCGATGCGAAGGGTGTGGAAGCCGGTCCCGACCTCGGCAGCATCGGCTCCGGCGAGACTTATATCGGCTATGAGCAGGCGGCGAATTTCGCCTCTCCCGAAGGCCTGCAAGCCGACGCCCCACACACCTATTCGATCGCCGAACCAGACCTCAATGGATGGGGCTTGTCGGGAACCTGGACTGTCGGCAAGGATCAGGCGACGCTTGATCAGCCTGGCGGCGGCATCACCTACCGCTTCAGCGCCCGGGACCTGCATCTCGTTCTCGGGCCTGGCGCCGACGGCAAACCGATCCGCTTCCAGGTGATGGTCGACGGCAAGGCGCCCGGGGCGGGCCATGGCTCCGACATCGATGCCGATGGCAACGGCACAGTAACGGCAACAAGGCTCTACCAGCTCGTCCGCCAGTCCGGCACCGTCGCCGCCCGCAACTTCGAGATCCGTTTTCTCGATCCCGGCGTCCAGGCCTACGCCTTCACATTCGGCTGA
- a CDS encoding OmpA family protein, translating into MGMKSRLFASAAFPLLSLSLAFQPASALAAIRGVQTQAEAVRQVDQGSFEVAQDAPADAPSEEELLKKKKHKEKEEAPAEKAPAAEQPKEAPAEKPKAERKEAPAPEPKAEPEPPKAEAPKEEPAPKAESKPERKAKQEAQPEAKPEAAPQQEQQPVTQEKPKKPKKQEAQQAEPEAQPAQEQQPAAKEAQPATEQAQPESKPDGGKQRPRDKQDKGQDKGQDKAQGKEKGKGKAETAAPEAVTPAEEQAKPEVKPEAKPAAEAPAEQKPAKGEAAAPADKTTGEKPAADKTTQDKATEEKATEEKATEDKAAAPVVAPAEKPKDGTAAKPAGEQPAAPATDTAQPLPDASGGQQAEQAIPAPEKVSPEELERRKKIAADPAKSNETVVLPVENGAAVLDSDKDADRSKGREGRRDRDKQRADSQDFKVPTSDADAQAATGAKAPAPVKLEAVTSEKGTRLNERPQFVRPDGARYSDSQDDSRVIIQYNNQVIVRGDDDRRFLRDGERPTYEELSGDRYRETITRPEGYRIVTIRNRYGDIIQRSRVDARGREHVLYYSQDLYEDPDRDYFEDPGADLPPMRLRVPLSDYIIDTRSDPNRDYYEFLSEPPVEPVERVYSLDEVKYSARIRDKVRRIDLDTVTFATGSAEIPMTQARTLRKVADAISQVLKKDPSETFLIEGHTDAVGTDQSNLVLSDQRAESVANVLSDVYGIPPENLATQGYGERYLKVNTSGPEQENRRVTIRRVTALVRPVAANQ; encoded by the coding sequence ATGGGCATGAAATCAAGATTATTCGCAAGCGCGGCTTTTCCGCTGCTTTCTCTCTCGCTGGCTTTCCAGCCGGCATCGGCGCTGGCCGCCATACGCGGCGTTCAGACGCAGGCCGAAGCCGTGCGGCAAGTTGACCAGGGAAGTTTCGAAGTGGCGCAGGATGCGCCGGCCGACGCACCCTCCGAAGAGGAACTGCTGAAGAAGAAAAAGCATAAGGAGAAGGAAGAGGCTCCGGCTGAAAAGGCTCCGGCCGCCGAGCAGCCCAAGGAAGCGCCTGCCGAAAAGCCGAAAGCGGAGCGGAAGGAGGCGCCGGCGCCTGAACCCAAGGCAGAGCCGGAACCGCCGAAGGCCGAAGCGCCGAAGGAGGAGCCCGCGCCCAAGGCCGAAAGCAAACCCGAGCGGAAAGCCAAGCAGGAAGCCCAGCCCGAGGCAAAGCCGGAGGCCGCGCCGCAGCAGGAGCAGCAGCCGGTAACGCAGGAAAAACCGAAAAAGCCTAAGAAGCAGGAAGCCCAGCAGGCCGAGCCGGAGGCTCAGCCGGCACAGGAACAGCAGCCGGCCGCGAAGGAGGCTCAGCCCGCGACCGAGCAGGCTCAGCCCGAATCCAAGCCGGATGGCGGCAAGCAGCGGCCGCGCGACAAGCAGGATAAGGGGCAGGACAAGGGGCAGGATAAGGCCCAGGGCAAAGAGAAAGGCAAGGGCAAGGCGGAGACCGCTGCGCCTGAGGCGGTGACGCCGGCCGAAGAACAGGCCAAGCCCGAAGTCAAGCCGGAGGCAAAACCTGCCGCCGAGGCGCCGGCCGAGCAGAAGCCGGCAAAGGGGGAGGCCGCGGCCCCCGCCGATAAGACGACTGGCGAGAAGCCGGCCGCAGACAAGACGACCCAAGACAAGGCGACCGAAGAAAAGGCGACTGAAGAAAAGGCGACTGAAGACAAGGCGGCGGCACCTGTTGTCGCACCCGCAGAAAAGCCGAAGGACGGCACCGCGGCAAAACCTGCCGGCGAACAGCCGGCCGCGCCGGCGACCGACACCGCCCAGCCGCTGCCGGATGCCAGTGGTGGCCAGCAGGCGGAGCAGGCCATTCCGGCGCCTGAGAAAGTATCGCCCGAGGAGCTGGAGCGCCGTAAGAAGATCGCCGCAGATCCGGCCAAGAGCAATGAAACCGTCGTGCTGCCGGTCGAGAACGGTGCGGCCGTGCTCGACAGCGACAAGGATGCCGACCGCAGCAAGGGCCGGGAAGGCCGCCGCGACCGCGACAAGCAGCGCGCCGACAGCCAGGACTTCAAGGTGCCGACCTCGGACGCCGACGCGCAGGCCGCTACCGGCGCCAAGGCGCCGGCGCCGGTCAAGCTCGAGGCGGTCACCAGCGAGAAGGGCACGAGGCTCAACGAGCGGCCGCAATTTGTCCGCCCTGACGGTGCGCGGTATAGCGACAGCCAGGACGACAGCCGCGTGATCATCCAGTACAACAATCAGGTGATCGTGCGCGGCGACGACGACAGGCGGTTCCTGCGCGACGGCGAGCGGCCGACCTACGAGGAGCTGTCGGGTGATCGCTACCGCGAGACGATCACGCGGCCGGAGGGCTACCGCATCGTTACCATCCGCAATCGCTATGGTGACATCATCCAGCGGTCGCGCGTAGATGCCCGCGGACGCGAGCACGTGCTCTATTACTCCCAGGACCTCTATGAGGATCCTGACCGCGATTACTTCGAGGATCCGGGCGCCGATCTGCCGCCGATGCGGCTGCGCGTGCCGCTCAGCGATTACATCATCGATACCCGCAGCGATCCGAACCGGGATTATTACGAGTTCCTGAGCGAGCCGCCCGTCGAGCCGGTGGAACGTGTCTATTCGCTTGACGAGGTGAAATATTCGGCCCGTATCCGCGACAAGGTGCGCCGCATCGACCTCGATACGGTGACCTTTGCGACCGGCAGCGCCGAGATCCCGATGACCCAGGCGCGCACCCTGCGCAAGGTTGCCGACGCGATCAGCCAGGTGCTGAAGAAGGATCCGAGCGAAACCTTCCTGATCGAGGGGCATACGGATGCCGTCGGCACGGATCAGAGCAATCTCGTCCTCTCCGACCAGCGGGCCGAATCGGTCGCCAACGTGCTCTCCGACGTCTACGGCATTCCGCCGGAGAACCTGGCGACCCAGGGCTACGGCGAGCGCTACCTGAAGGTCAACACGTCAGGCCCCGAACAGGAAAACCGCCGCGTCACCATCCGCCGTGTCACAGCGCTGGTCCGCCCGGTCGCCGCCAACCAGTAA
- a CDS encoding transporter substrate-binding domain-containing protein, with amino-acid sequence MHISTRIFAAASIAAMSLFAGSAMADGEKYVIGTDSTYPPFEFVDASGTIQGFDIDITKALCAEMKAECSFVSTDWDGIIPALNAKKFDMIVSSMSITPERLKLVDFSNKYYNTPPAVAVPKDSTITDVAGLKGKVIGAQTSTTHANYAEKHLPDTELKLYPTADEYKLDVSSGRVDAVIDDVVVLSEWVKSDAGACCKILTTLPVDKEINGNGAGIAIRKGDPLKEKLNTAIAAIRASGEYKKIQDKYFDFDVYGE; translated from the coding sequence ATGCATATCTCCACTCGTATTTTCGCGGCAGCTTCGATCGCGGCGATGTCCCTTTTCGCCGGTTCGGCCATGGCCGATGGCGAGAAGTATGTGATCGGCACCGATTCGACTTATCCGCCCTTCGAATTCGTCGACGCAAGCGGCACGATCCAGGGCTTCGACATCGACATCACCAAGGCGCTCTGTGCCGAGATGAAGGCCGAATGCTCCTTCGTCAGCACCGATTGGGACGGCATCATCCCGGCGCTCAACGCCAAGAAGTTCGACATGATCGTCTCCTCGATGTCGATCACGCCGGAGCGCCTCAAACTCGTCGACTTCTCCAACAAGTACTACAACACCCCGCCGGCCGTTGCCGTGCCGAAGGATTCGACGATCACTGACGTTGCCGGCCTGAAGGGCAAGGTCATCGGCGCACAGACCTCGACGACGCATGCCAACTACGCCGAGAAACACCTCCCGGACACCGAGCTGAAGCTCTACCCGACGGCCGACGAATACAAGCTCGACGTTTCCAGCGGCCGCGTCGACGCCGTCATCGATGACGTCGTCGTGCTCTCCGAGTGGGTCAAGTCCGACGCCGGCGCCTGCTGCAAGATCCTGACGACCCTGCCGGTCGACAAGGAGATCAACGGCAACGGCGCCGGTATTGCCATTCGCAAGGGCGATCCGCTCAAGGAAAAGCTCAACACTGCGATCGCTGCGATCCGCGCCAGCGGCGAGTACAAGAAGATCCAGGACAAGTACTTCGATTTCGACGTTTACGGCGAATAA
- a CDS encoding ABC transporter permease: MGGLFSALGSFWSSLVHIFDPLCGPVGIFTWFGQSTLLACGDTGWGDEIALGLQVTVSVAIVTLPIGLAIGFLVALGQQSEEKPLRLAAGIYTTIFRGLPELLTLFIIYYGMQMLIQSLLTFVGYDGPPVEINAFLAGVIALSVVFSAYCSEVLLSAFRAIPKGQYEAGDALGLHHGRTLRLIILPQLVRIALPGLTNLWMVLLKDTSYVSIISLADILRQTSVAVRVTKEPFFFYGLACCLYLVLAVLSSFLLVYVERWAKRSEVRR; the protein is encoded by the coding sequence ATGGGCGGATTGTTTTCCGCGCTCGGCTCCTTCTGGAGCTCACTTGTGCACATTTTCGATCCGCTGTGCGGACCCGTCGGCATCTTCACCTGGTTTGGTCAGTCGACGCTTCTTGCGTGCGGCGATACAGGCTGGGGCGACGAGATCGCGCTCGGCTTGCAGGTTACCGTTTCGGTGGCGATCGTCACCTTGCCGATCGGGCTCGCCATCGGTTTTCTCGTGGCGCTGGGCCAGCAGTCGGAGGAAAAGCCGCTACGGCTGGCGGCCGGCATCTACACCACGATTTTCCGCGGACTGCCGGAGCTTCTGACGCTCTTCATCATCTATTACGGCATGCAGATGCTGATCCAGTCTCTGCTGACCTTCGTCGGTTATGATGGACCGCCGGTCGAGATCAACGCCTTCCTCGCCGGCGTCATCGCGCTGTCGGTGGTCTTTTCCGCCTATTGTTCGGAAGTACTGCTCTCGGCCTTTCGCGCCATTCCCAAGGGGCAATATGAGGCGGGCGACGCGCTTGGACTGCATCACGGCCGCACGCTGCGGCTGATCATCCTGCCGCAGCTCGTGCGCATCGCGCTGCCCGGCCTGACGAACCTCTGGATGGTCCTCCTGAAGGACACCTCCTACGTCTCGATCATCAGCCTTGCCGATATTCTGCGCCAGACGAGCGTCGCGGTGCGCGTGACCAAGGAACCCTTCTTCTTTTATGGCCTGGCCTGCTGTCTCTATCTGGTGCTCGCCGTCCTCTCCTCCTTTCTGCTCGTCTATGTCGAGCGCTGGGCCAAGCGTTCGGAGGTCCGGCGATGA
- a CDS encoding ABC transporter permease, producing the protein MSYAETLIPPQPAPRKVAKPITGARLAGYILVAIWALFAALLAYTVVNGWDPEKFTRYGPRYLHGLGVTLSLVVISVVCGALLSLPLAMARLSSSRVLNWLAYGYIYFFRGTPLLAQLFLVYYGLGIFRPQLEAVGIWWFFRDAWYCGLFAMTINTAAYQAEILRGAIQSVPHGQREAAAALGIHKFIAFRKIILPQALIVALRPYGNEIILLIKGSAVVAIITVLDLMGETRYAFSRTFDYQTYLWAAIFYLSIVEALRHLWAWIERRLTRHLKR; encoded by the coding sequence ATGAGCTACGCTGAAACATTGATCCCGCCGCAGCCCGCCCCCCGTAAAGTGGCAAAGCCGATAACGGGTGCCCGCCTTGCCGGCTATATCCTCGTTGCGATTTGGGCGCTGTTTGCCGCACTGCTGGCCTATACCGTCGTCAATGGCTGGGATCCGGAGAAGTTCACCCGCTACGGGCCGCGCTACCTTCACGGTCTCGGGGTAACGCTGAGCCTCGTTGTCATCTCCGTCGTCTGCGGCGCCCTCCTGTCGCTGCCGCTCGCCATGGCGCGCCTGTCGAGCAGCCGGGTACTGAACTGGCTGGCCTACGGCTATATCTACTTCTTCCGCGGCACACCGCTGCTTGCCCAGTTATTCCTGGTCTACTACGGCCTCGGCATATTCCGGCCGCAGTTGGAGGCCGTCGGCATCTGGTGGTTTTTCCGCGACGCCTGGTATTGCGGCCTTTTCGCCATGACCATCAATACCGCGGCCTACCAGGCGGAAATCCTACGCGGCGCTATCCAAAGCGTACCGCACGGCCAGCGGGAGGCGGCAGCCGCACTCGGCATCCACAAGTTCATCGCTTTCCGCAAGATCATCCTGCCGCAGGCTCTTATCGTCGCACTTCGCCCTTACGGCAACGAGATCATTCTGCTGATCAAGGGCTCGGCAGTCGTCGCCATTATCACCGTGCTCGACCTGATGGGCGAAACCCGCTACGCCTTCTCTCGCACCTTCGACTACCAGACCTATCTTTGGGCGGCGATCTTCTACCTTTCCATCGTCGAGGCATTACGCCATCTCTGGGCCTGGATCGAGCGCCGCCTGACCCGCCATCTCAAGCGCTGA
- a CDS encoding usg protein, with translation MHKDMEKQLQGYGLTTAQILYHLPDHPAILQSYVWQEYDLAPDFPEMRGFLKFWEEKLDGPLHSVRYVHRKLISATEWRALKGEFILH, from the coding sequence ATGCACAAGGACATGGAAAAACAACTGCAGGGCTACGGTCTGACGACAGCCCAGATCCTCTACCACCTGCCCGACCACCCGGCGATCCTGCAAAGCTACGTCTGGCAGGAGTACGACCTCGCCCCCGATTTTCCCGAAATGCGCGGCTTCCTGAAATTCTGGGAAGAAAAGCTCGACGGGCCATTGCATTCGGTACGCTACGTCCACCGCAAGCTGATTTCGGCAACCGAGTGGCGGGCGTTGAAAGGCGAGTTCATCCTGCACTGA
- a CDS encoding DUF2270 domain-containing protein codes for METKQDRVPSAREEEGMRIPLMPGTPGEITNSLSHYYRGELGRMTSWRDRIDRTSNWAITVVAALLSVSLSTPTSHHGVLLFGIMLVTLLLMIEARRYRFFDIYRARIRQVERCYFAQIMAPDANAGSEWATIIANSLRKPRFLLSYHEAMHRRLKRNYGWMYLILLLAWCLKISTPKLQTEGMPALQAQSWTYVIDNAVLGPIPGLVVIAIVLTFYLGMLAFALRPDRDEGEFGHGEAHV; via the coding sequence ATGGAGACCAAGCAAGACAGGGTGCCGTCGGCAAGGGAGGAAGAGGGCATGCGGATACCGCTGATGCCAGGCACGCCTGGTGAGATCACCAATTCGCTCAGCCATTATTACCGCGGCGAACTCGGGCGGATGACGAGCTGGCGCGATCGCATCGACCGGACGTCGAACTGGGCGATCACCGTTGTGGCGGCGCTACTGTCGGTGTCACTGTCGACGCCGACCTCGCATCACGGTGTGCTGCTGTTTGGGATCATGCTGGTGACGCTGCTGCTGATGATAGAGGCGCGACGCTACCGCTTCTTCGACATTTACCGGGCTCGCATTCGCCAGGTCGAGCGCTGCTATTTCGCTCAGATCATGGCGCCCGACGCCAATGCCGGCAGCGAATGGGCTACGATTATCGCAAATAGCCTGCGCAAGCCGCGTTTCCTGCTGAGCTATCACGAAGCGATGCACCGCCGCCTCAAGCGCAATTATGGCTGGATGTACCTGATCCTGTTGCTTGCCTGGTGCCTGAAGATCTCGACGCCGAAACTGCAGACGGAAGGCATGCCGGCGCTACAGGCGCAGTCATGGACCTATGTCATCGACAATGCCGTGCTAGGGCCGATTCCCGGCCTTGTCGTCATTGCCATTGTCCTCACCTTCTATCTCGGCATGCTTGCTTTCGCCCTGCGTCCCGACCGCGACGAGGGCGAGTTCGGTCACGGCGAGGCGCATGTGTGA
- a CDS encoding methyltransferase domain-containing protein, with product MAKKIDEEALGEAYNRALALEKAGDVDAAVAAYEEVLAIDPDDHGGAAVRIAAMGRGETPVKAPDAYVETLFDQHAEVFEDVLVEQLGYHVPMLVRQRLQALKLGPFKRLLDLGCGTGLTGGALRDLCEDMTGIDLSENMVEIAHEKDIYETLFVAEVEDFLDDNDEEAFDIITATDVLPYLGALEPLFFGAAENMAPGGLFVFSSETLPEETLAGRAYMVGPHQRFAHADAYVRERLTATGFELVEITDINVRMEDGQPTPGHLVIAKYLG from the coding sequence ATGGCAAAGAAGATCGACGAAGAAGCCCTCGGCGAAGCCTACAACCGCGCGCTGGCGCTGGAAAAGGCCGGCGATGTCGACGCGGCCGTGGCAGCCTATGAGGAAGTCCTGGCAATCGACCCCGACGATCACGGTGGCGCGGCCGTGCGCATCGCCGCGATGGGGCGCGGCGAAACACCGGTCAAGGCGCCCGACGCCTATGTCGAGACCTTGTTCGACCAGCATGCCGAGGTTTTCGAAGACGTGCTCGTCGAGCAACTCGGTTATCACGTGCCGATGCTGGTGCGCCAGCGTCTGCAGGCCCTGAAGCTCGGGCCGTTCAAGCGTCTGCTCGATCTCGGTTGCGGTACCGGCCTGACCGGTGGCGCCCTGCGCGACCTCTGCGAGGACATGACCGGCATCGATCTATCGGAGAATATGGTCGAGATCGCCCATGAGAAAGATATCTACGAGACGCTCTTCGTCGCCGAGGTCGAGGATTTCCTCGACGACAATGACGAGGAAGCCTTCGACATCATCACCGCCACCGACGTGCTGCCCTATCTCGGCGCGCTCGAACCGCTGTTCTTCGGCGCCGCCGAGAACATGGCGCCAGGCGGCCTGTTCGTCTTCTCGTCGGAAACCCTGCCGGAGGAGACCCTCGCCGGCCGCGCCTACATGGTCGGCCCGCACCAGCGCTTCGCTCATGCCGATGCCTATGTGAGAGAACGGCTGACAGCCACCGGTTTCGAACTCGTCGAAATAACCGATATCAACGTGCGCATGGAAGACGGCCAGCCGACTCCCGGCCATCTGGTGATCGCCAAATATCTTGGCTGA
- a CDS encoding glutathione S-transferase family protein, which yields MSLVFYGHPLASFCHKVLIALYENGTPFDNRLVDLSDETSRADLFRFWPIGKMPLLRDEARDSTIPETSIIIEYLDHYYPGPVRLLPLEIDRALQVRLWDRFFDHYVQAPMQTLVSNRRRPEGTADAIEMAAARTTLATAYAMIEKQLADKRWITGEAFTMADCAAAPALFYAETLVPFSQDQPKLRAYYDRLLARPSFARALEEARPYFKFYPYHDRLPARFRDAAG from the coding sequence ATGTCGCTCGTTTTCTATGGACATCCGCTCGCCTCCTTCTGCCACAAAGTGCTGATCGCGCTTTACGAAAACGGCACGCCCTTCGACAATCGTCTCGTCGATCTTTCCGATGAGACGTCGCGCGCCGATCTTTTCCGCTTCTGGCCGATCGGCAAGATGCCGCTGCTGAGGGACGAAGCGCGCGACAGCACCATTCCCGAAACGTCGATCATCATTGAATATCTCGATCACTACTATCCCGGTCCCGTTCGCCTGCTGCCGCTGGAGATCGACCGTGCGCTGCAGGTCCGGCTGTGGGACCGTTTCTTCGACCACTATGTCCAAGCACCGATGCAGACGCTCGTCAGCAATCGCCGACGCCCCGAGGGCACGGCCGATGCGATCGAGATGGCAGCCGCCAGGACGACACTCGCCACCGCCTATGCGATGATCGAAAAGCAGCTCGCCGACAAGCGATGGATAACGGGGGAAGCCTTCACCATGGCCGATTGCGCCGCCGCCCCCGCCCTGTTCTATGCCGAGACGCTAGTGCCGTTCTCGCAGGACCAGCCGAAGCTTCGCGCCTATTATGATCGGCTGCTGGCTCGCCCGTCCTTTGCAAGAGCGCTGGAAGAGGCCCGCCCCTACTTCAAGTTCTACCCTTATCACGACAGGCTGCCGGCCCGCTTCCGGGATGCGGCGGGATGA
- a CDS encoding metalloregulator ArsR/SmtB family transcription factor, giving the protein MIESQADLDRMFHALSDRSRRGMIDRLGRGPASVTELAAPLAVALPTVMKHLQVLEESGLVLSEKSGRVRTYRLQQDALAAVERWVEQRKSGWTASFDRLDQYLAEEPETFSE; this is encoded by the coding sequence ATGATCGAAAGCCAGGCGGATCTCGACCGCATGTTCCATGCGCTTTCCGACCGCAGTCGCCGCGGCATGATCGACCGCCTCGGCCGCGGCCCGGCGTCCGTCACCGAGCTGGCCGCGCCGCTTGCGGTCGCCCTGCCGACGGTGATGAAACATCTGCAGGTGCTGGAGGAAAGCGGCCTCGTACTCTCCGAAAAATCCGGCCGGGTGCGAACCTACCGCCTGCAGCAGGATGCGCTTGCCGCCGTCGAGCGTTGGGTAGAACAGCGAAAGAGCGGCTGGACCGCCAGCTTCGACAGGCTGGATCAATATCTCGCCGAAGAACCGGAGACCTTTTCCGAATGA
- a CDS encoding SRPBCC family protein — MTIRSAEHATLVIERHLNAPVSRVFRAWSTPKAKRQWFACHGEWVPLEYGLDFRPGGTERNHVADTDGLLHAYDAHYIDIVPDTRIIYAYEMKLGETRISASLATVAFEVQADGTRMVFTEQVVFLDGYADNGARLQGTEIGLDNLELFLEREASPIH, encoded by the coding sequence ATGACGATACGATCCGCCGAACACGCCACCCTCGTCATCGAGCGCCATCTGAATGCACCGGTCTCCCGCGTCTTCCGCGCCTGGTCGACGCCGAAGGCCAAGCGCCAGTGGTTCGCCTGCCACGGCGAATGGGTGCCGCTGGAATACGGGCTCGATTTCAGACCGGGCGGCACGGAAAGGAACCACGTCGCAGACACCGATGGGCTTCTGCACGCCTATGACGCGCATTACATCGATATCGTGCCGGATACGCGCATCATCTATGCCTATGAGATGAAGCTCGGCGAAACCCGTATCTCCGCCTCGCTCGCCACCGTCGCCTTCGAAGTCCAAGCCGACGGCACCAGGATGGTCTTCACCGAGCAGGTGGTCTTTCTCGACGGCTACGCCGACAACGGCGCCCGCCTCCAGGGCACCGAGATCGGCCTCGACAATCTCGAACTCTTTCTCGAGCGCGAGGCGAGCCCGATCCATTAG
- a CDS encoding DUF1801 domain-containing protein, which translates to MKKATAAMKKSDSGEAEGRASPSQLIDARIEELGDWRGEVLARVRALIKQAEPEVVEEWKWRGVPVWERSGIICTGETYKSAVKLTFAKGASLQDPSGLFNSSLDGNTRRAIDFHEGDEIDEEALKVLFRAAAALNVSAKAAASRKK; encoded by the coding sequence ATGAAGAAAGCGACAGCAGCCATGAAGAAGAGCGATTCCGGGGAAGCAGAGGGGAGAGCCTCCCCATCTCAGCTAATCGATGCGAGGATCGAGGAACTCGGCGATTGGCGCGGCGAAGTACTCGCCCGGGTTCGGGCGCTCATCAAGCAGGCCGAGCCCGAGGTGGTCGAGGAATGGAAGTGGCGAGGGGTTCCGGTGTGGGAGCGTTCCGGCATCATCTGCACCGGCGAGACCTATAAGAGCGCGGTGAAGCTGACCTTCGCCAAGGGCGCCTCATTGCAGGATCCTTCAGGTCTCTTCAATTCCAGCCTCGACGGTAACACGAGGCGCGCCATCGATTTCCATGAGGGCGACGAGATCGACGAGGAGGCGCTGAAGGTGCTCTTTCGCGCCGCCGCAGCATTGAATGTGTCAGCAAAGGCTGCCGCCTCCCGGAAGAAATAA